Genomic DNA from Solanum pennellii chromosome 3, SPENNV200:
aacaacaacaacatatcaagTGTAATCCAACAAATGGAGTTAGATTATAAAAAAACTTATCAAACAATTTGCAAGAAGGGATACGACAATCACAACAAGAGTTCGACCCAAACTAGATACTTTTTGGACGCCACAGATCAAAAGAGACACTCCGTAAATACACAGACCAAAAAGTGAGTCCCTTTTGGTTTGTATTTCTTAGAGCGACTCCCTTTTGATACGTAGCATCCCAAAAATGTCCATTTTGAGGTCGAATTCATCACAACAACACATTAACAAGAAATGGAAATTTACACAACAAATCTGTAAAAGAATAGtcacaaaaatgaaataatacaACGATCGACACACGAGAACACTCGTTTACGCCGAAATCAAAACCAACTAGAAGTATCTATAACGTATTTTAGATCACgagttttaattatttcatttatcttttttttaaaaaaaattattccatTTGCATCAAAACCCTCCATAAACCCTACTCAGTACACTCTACTCTTTTATCACTTAATGGCCTCTTTTAGCAGAGTAATCCGCCGGACTTTTTCCACGGCTGAAGCCTCAGTATCTCCGATCAGAGTAATCTCCGACGACTTATACAAAGAGAGGAACCTCAAAAGACTCGTTGAGAAATTCAAACAGTATTCAGATGTCACAAGATTCCGCACAAAAACCGGCATTTACGAATCTACAGTTCATCGATTAGCCTCTGCAAAACGGTACAAATGGATCGAAGAAATCCTCGAACACCAAAAACAATACCGACCCGACATCTCCAAAGAGAGTTTCGCAGCAAGGCTGGTAGGTTTGTATGGAAAATCTGGGTTATTTGAGAATGCCCAGAAGGTGTTTGATGAAATGCCTGAAAGAAATTGTAAGCAGAGTGTGAAATCTGTTAATGCCCTTTTAGGGGCTTGTGTGAATTCGCAGAAATATGATAAACTCGAAGGTTTGTTTGAGGAATTGCTGGAGAAGTTGAAGGTGAAGCCGGATGTTGTCACGTATAATATAATGATTAAGGGGTTGTGTGACAAAGGGGAATTGGATAAAGCAGCTgcctttgttaatgagattgagaaGAACGGGTTAAAGCCTGATTTGGTTACGTTTAATACGATTCTTGGGGTGTTTTACTCGAATGGTAAGTTTGATAATGGCGAGAAGATGTGGAAGCTAATGGTTAGCAAGAATGTTGCTCCGGATATTAGAAGTTACAATGCTAAGCTGGTAGGACTGATGAATGAGAACAAAGTTTCGGAGGCTGCCAAGCTTGTTGGCAAATTGGGAAGTTTTGAGTTAAAGCCTGATGTGTTTACATATGGTGCGTTGATTAGAGGATTTTGTAAAATGAGTAATTTGGAGGAGGCTAAAAAGTGGTACAAAGAACTTGTGAAGAGCGGTTCTGTTCCAAATAAGGTGATATTCGCTAGTGTCATTTCATCTGCGTGCGAAAAGGGTGATTTTGATTGGGCTCTTGAGTTGTGCAAAGAGGTTTTTAAAAGAAAGTGTAATGTTGATGCAAAGTTGTTGCAAAGAGTGGTCGATGGGTTGGTGAAATCGTCTAGGATTCGAGAAGCTAAGGAGGTTGTGCATTTGGGCAAGTCAAATGACTACCATCTTTATAAGCTCAATCTACCTTCAGTTGATTAAAGACGACCAGCAGATTCGCTTAGCATTTTAGATGCTGAATTTGGTACGTTAACCTTGTGTACGAACTTAATTTGATGCTAGTTTCAACTTTCATGACTGTTAGCAATAAGATGTATTCTTGTTTTGGATGTTAAATGAATTTATACTTTGCTCAGCCTTTTGTGCGTGAATTTTTGGCCGACTTAATGACTTCACTTGATGTTGGTTTAATGGTCTTGTGATATAAGGTTCCCAACTAAAACATACCCTCTCTAGTACTTTTTAGGCTTTTGTATAGAAATCTTAGTTCTATTTCAATAAGTTGAGTGAAAGATAGCTCCAATTGCAAAAccaattttcagattta
This window encodes:
- the LOC107012466 gene encoding pentatricopeptide repeat-containing protein At3g13160, mitochondrial-like; protein product: MASFSRVIRRTFSTAEASVSPIRVISDDLYKERNLKRLVEKFKQYSDVTRFRTKTGIYESTVHRLASAKRYKWIEEILEHQKQYRPDISKESFAARLVGLYGKSGLFENAQKVFDEMPERNCKQSVKSVNALLGACVNSQKYDKLEGLFEELLEKLKVKPDVVTYNIMIKGLCDKGELDKAAAFVNEIEKNGLKPDLVTFNTILGVFYSNGKFDNGEKMWKLMVSKNVAPDIRSYNAKLVGLMNENKVSEAAKLVGKLGSFELKPDVFTYGALIRGFCKMSNLEEAKKWYKELVKSGSVPNKVIFASVISSACEKGDFDWALELCKEVFKRKCNVDAKLLQRVVDGLVKSSRIREAKEVVHLGKSNDYHLYKLNLPSVD